In Nostoc edaphicum CCNP1411, the sequence TAATCGGGCTAACCATTGTCGGGATACCATTAACAGTCGGGGCAATTGTCAGGGCATTGTGGCTGCGTTTCCGCATCACCGATCGCCGAATTACCGTGACGGGAGGTTGGCAAGGGCGCGATCGCACTGACGTAATTTACTCAGAAATTGTCAAAATCGTCAAAGTACCCCGTGGCATCGGCTTGTGGGGAGATATGGCGATAACCCTTAGAAACGGCAGTCGTCTCGAATTGCGTGCAATTCCCAATTTTCGGGAAGTCTATGACTACATCAACGAAAGAATTGCTGCGAAAAATCCCGAATTTAGCGCTACTGCCAACAAGTGATGGGAGTAGAAAGAGCAGGGGGAGATGACCCAATGCCCAATGCCCAATGCCCAATGCCCAATGCCCAATTCCCCATTTGAATGTGCGGCTATCCGTAGCGAAAGATAGTCGCCGACAAATCATGATTTAGATAAATTAGATTCAGTTTACAGTACCTCAGGTTGAATTCAGAATAATGGATTTTGGTATCGGCTTTCTCTCGAACAACGTGATGCTGCCAATCATAGATTTTTTCTATGGTATTGTGCCTAGCTACGGATTAGCGATCGTTGCTTTGACCTTGATAGTCCGCTTCGCGCTCTATCCCCTGAGTGCTGGCTCAATTCGCAACATGCGGAAGATGCGAATTGTACAACCTCTGATGCAGAAGCGGATGGCAGAAATCAAAGAGCGCTATAAGGATGAACCGCAAAAGCAGCAAGAGGAAATGGTTAATGTCCAAAAAGAATTTGGCAACCCTTTGGCAGGCTGTTTTCCATTACTAGTGCAAATGCCAGTCTTGTTCGCGCTGTTCGCCACTTTGCGGGGTTCGC encodes:
- a CDS encoding PH domain-containing protein, producing the protein MGIREDVYYEGGPHIGDLIVNLLIGLTIVGIPLTVGAIVRALWLRFRITDRRITVTGGWQGRDRTDVIYSEIVKIVKVPRGIGLWGDMAITLRNGSRLELRAIPNFREVYDYINERIAAKNPEFSATANK